In Mytilus edulis chromosome 3, xbMytEdul2.2, whole genome shotgun sequence, the genomic window TAGTTCCCTTTGATTGTACACGTGTGGCAATCTATAAAAGATCATTGGTATTTGTTTTTAAGGATTAATAAGAACTCTACCTAATTATggtaaattatttaatattttcctAAATTCTGAAATGAATATTTTAGGTACAAAACGAAAGGGAACAGACTGCCATGGTCCCAGCAGTAATTTTGCTGATTCCTTCTCCATCGGGGAGAGCAATTGATGCTGCAGTCAGGTAATAATAATGGTAATAGTAAAAATAACGTTGGAATAACTTTATTTGTAttcaattgtttcatatttgataatcCTCTTTTTATTTAAAGAGCCCGAAAACTTAAATACGATTcatgtagataaactcatcatagatcccaggattgaaattttatatattgcaccagacgcgcatttcgtctacaaaagaatatCAGTGAAGCCCTAATCATGTTAAAGGCCACATAAAGTACGATGGTAGAAAAGTCTTGGTTTTAAAACATTCCAAgtgttgtaaacagttaatttacaactatgaccatatcaatgataatttatgtcaacacagaaggGCTGACTaatgggctagtgataccctcgaggaataATAaatccaccagcagtgacatcgacccagtggttgtaaataaactcatcatagaaaccaggattaaaaCTTGATAtattgcgccagacgcgcgtttcgtctacaaaagactcgtcagtgatgctcgaatcaaaacatgttaaaggccaaaaaaagtacgaagttgaatcgCATTGAGGACCAGAATTTAATTGCTATGCATTATCCTTTAATAAACTTAATCAACTTATAACGCCATAGtgaaatctttaaatattgtGTCTATCGGTGTGTACTATCAAACTGATTTTGTTTTAACTATCTTTCAGTCAATACGAGTACTCTTATGTCTCCTGTTTTTATGTTAGTTAATTTTTATGCTTCGTTTCGATCTATTGAGACAAACCATTTACAAGTGATATTTTAGTTCTTTGAGTTATGCTGACATACCACTGTCCTATTTTTGGTAGAAGTTTCAGCGCTCACAAACATGCTTAACCCTGCAATTTTCTGAATGTGTCACTCCCAAGTCCGGAACCTTTTATACACTGATTGTCTTCGATTCATATAATTATGTAACATCAGTTTTTCGTTAATTTATTTGCtttaaattaggctgttagttttcacgtttgatttaatttgttttaacttttgtcATATTGAGGGCTCTCGTATCTTGTTAAACCTTACAATTACCTATAATTTCTTACATCCACATCATATGAATtctgatagttgtctcattgactttCATAagaaatctccttatttttatattgatgatgATGGTAGTAGTCGTAGacgacatttatttttaaattcattttctaTCAACTACTTAAGGTCTGATTTTCGTCGAATCTCAGACAATTTATCATCATACTTTCAAGTTTTTGTTACTTTAGAAAAATAACTATTTGTGAAAAGTGTATAGCATAGAATCATTTTCTCTAAACATTGTAAACAAACAATTCTTGAAACTGATTTAAACTTgctgttttatttaaatatttttttgtctttgatatCTAGATTACGAATACAACTACTTGCACTGTGGACTGGAAGTATAAAACGTCTTGGCTATCAAATGATTGCCTTCATGACGTTGATGTTCAGGGACTGGTCAGAGGAAGAGGTAAGAGgataagtatttaaaaaaagtaagatatacttgaacatgtttcaaaataaaacatttaaaaataacttaCGAAAACCACAAAGAGATGATTTTATCTATCTGAAACATGATAGTAATATGCTAATCATATTACCGTGCTTTGAGATGGTTAGGATCACAAGTTACATATCTCAAGTTGGGTGTAACCACGCAGGACAGTTATGGAAACAGTTTAAATATGATACTTTGTTGTGGTAAAATAAACTTGTTGTATAAAAGAGTCCAGTTTTCCTCCTTTTGCCAAAACtgtgtttttataaatattgtttttttcatttctaaaaaaTAACATTGACATTTAAACTAAACTAGAACTATCATCAACTACTTTTATCCGCAGATAAGATCGCTGCAGTCAATGGGTCAGAAAGACAAACGAGATTTATTAGGGATATTGGACAACATTGAAGATACCCTGATCAGAAACTGGAATGGTTATGGGGACTTCAAGCTTCTCCAGGAACGAATGTCTCAACTCAGAATGATTCTCGAAGAATCTGATGATGCTAAAGGGAAAGGCAAGagtaagaacatttttaaagCTAGAAACAAAATCTCTTGCTGTTGATTTCATTGTTAAATTATGAATAAGCATATACACTTTCTTTAGTATTGTATCTGTTATTCGATATtgaaaagtataacaaaataccgaacaccaaggcaaattcaaaaaggggaagtccattagactggcaaaatcaaaaactatcaatcaacggaacacGTGAAAAATAACTGCCGTATACCTAACTTGGGACAGATATTTTCCGAATAAAACTTGGTTTAACCTAGTTCTCTGGTATGAATGCTCTTGCGTATGTGTGTGCTGTATTTCtatcacgtagtgttgtcattttagcgatatttttttaaacattgtttaacaGCAGATTAGACTAGCCATAAGACCAGGTTCAAccacaattgtttttttaaatgtcctgtaccaagccaggaatatggcagttgttatcaaatatttcgtttatatgtgtatttgcttttttttgtttCACTACGGTGTTCCCGCTGTTTCTGGTTCCCCTCGGTTTTTGTTTTtgaccaggatttgttttctttcaatcgattaacgacttttgaacaccggtatacaactgttgcctttatttatagctagctaaacctaccATAAGTATTAGATATATATGCAACTGACATGAATATTAGATATATACCGGTATGCACAAAAATATTTGTCATgaaatatgtattaaaaattaagaatggaCAGAAGGACTTGTCAAAGTgacaaatcataaataagtgtacAATCTTTCGTGTAATTGATACATTGCGCTTATCTGTCATTCATTTGTCTACAAGTTTATGCAAACCATAGTATCTTTGACTACATCATTTGTTGTAGGTTCAGAAGTTTCTTCAACTGTTGTTGTTCAAGTAAAATCATTGGATGATCTCCTcaacagatacaaagtaagttatatctttgtaacaaagtaagttatatctttgtcatacagtgtaattagaacagatacaaagtaagttatatctttgtcataccgtgtaattagaacagatacaaagtaagttatatctttgtcatgacgtgtaattagaacagatacaaagtaagttatatctttgtcataccgtgtaattagaacagatacaaagtaagttatatctttgtcataccgtgtaattagaacagatacaaagtaagttatatctttgtcatatcgtgtaattagaacagatacaaagtaagttatatctttgtcatactgtgtaattagaacagatacaaagtaagttatatctttgtcataccgtgtaattagaacagatacaaagtaagttatatctttgtcataccgtgtaattagaacagatacaaagtaagttatatctttgtcataccgtgtaattagaacagatacaaagtaattatatctttgtcatactgtgtaattagaacagatacaaagtaagttatatctttgtcatatcgtgtaattagaacagatacaaagtaagttatatctttgtcataccgtgtaattagaacagatacaaagtaagttatatctttgtcataccgtgtaattagaacagatacaaagtaagttatatctttgtaataccgtgtaattagaacagatacaaagtaagttatatctttgtcatgacgtgtaattagaacagatacaaagtaagttatatctttgtcataccgtgtaattagaacagatacaaagtaagttatatctttgtcatgcagtgtaattagaacagatacaaagtaagttatatctttgtcatacagtgtaattagaacagatacaaagtaagttatatctttgtcatacagtgtaattagaacagatacaaagtaagttatatctttgtcatatcgtgtaattagaacagatacagagtaagttatatctttgtcatacagtgtaattagaacagatacaaagtaagttatatctttgtcataccgtgtaattagaacagatacaaagtaagttatagctttgtcataccgtgtaattagaacagatacaaagtaagttatatctttgtcatatcgtgtaattagaacagatacaaagtaagttatatctttgtcatatcgtgtaattagaacagatacaaagtaagttatatctttgtcatactgtgtaattagaacagatacaaagtaagttatatctttgtcataccgtgtaattagaacagatacaaagtaagttatatctttgtcataccgtgtaattagaacagatacaaagtaagttatatctttgtcataccgtgtaattagaacagatacaaagtaagtaATATCTTTGTCATACtgtgtaattagaacagatacaaagtaagttatatctttgtcatatcgtgtaattagaacagatacaaagtaagttatatctttgtcataccgtgtaattagaacagatacaaattaagttatatctttgtcatacagtgtaattagaacagatacaaagtaagttatatctcTGTCATACagtgtaattagaacagatacaaagtaagttatatctttgtcataccgtgtaattagaacagatacaaagtaagttatatctttgtcataccgtgtaattagaacagatgtgtaattagaacagatacaaagtaagttatatctttgtcataccgtgtaattagaacagatacaaagtaagttatatctttgtaACAAAttaagttatatctttgtcataccgtgtaattagaacagatacaaattaaattatatctttgtcatatcgtgtaattagaacagatacaaagtaagttatatctttgtaACAAAttaagttatatctttgtcataccgtgtaattagaacagatacaaattaagttatatctttgtcatacagtgtaattagaacagatacaaagtaagttatatctttgtcatatcgtgtaattagaacagatacaaagtaagttatatctttgtcataccgtgtaattagaacagatacaaagtaagttatatctttgtcataccgtgtaattagaacagatacaaagtaagttatatctttgtcataccgtgtaattagaacagatacaaagtaagttatatctttgtcataccgtgtaattagaacagatacaaagtaagttatatctttgtcataccgtgtaattagaacagatacaaagtaagttatatctttgtcataccgtgtaattagaacagatacaaagtaagttatatctttgtcataccgtgtaattagaacagatacaaagtaagttatatctttgtcataccgtgtaattagaacagatacaaagtaagttatatctttgtcataccgtgtaattagaacagatacaaagtaagttatatctttgtcataccgtgtaattagaacagatacaaagtaagttatatctttgtcataccgtgtaattagaacagatacaaagtaagttatatctttgtcataccgtgtaattagaacagatacaaagtaagttatatctttgtcatactgtgtaattagaacagatacaaagtaagttatatctttgtcataccgtgtaattagaacagatacaaagtaagttatagCTTTGTCATGATGTGTGATTAGAAATCGAGAGTAGATTTGAGGCGTTCACCTGCACATATCctaaatttagtaaaaaaatctgTTTGTTTCCCCTAAAACCAGGAAGGAAAGTTACTCTTGTTTATCAGATTTTTAGATATTTTGGGTAAATGATGTCGACATCTTAATTATTATGAAAAATCCTCATAGATAAACAATTCATGCACGTGTTCAACTATGAAGTAATATGAAATACTATAAATAGGAAAAGTAAAGCAGCCAAGGAAACTATGTTTTTCAGCTCGTTTTACCACAGTGAAATTAGATGATCGTTCGTTggtttttcttctcttttttttttttttttatgaaaagcaaCTTTTAGCTGAACACGTACCTTTTATAGTTGATCTTTTGTGGATCATGTCACATATCTTTATTTCACTTTGTTTTAGGATTTCTGGGCGTATTGGGAGACATACAAAGTGGTTGTAGAACTTCTTCAACAACCCAAATATTTACTAGTGTGTGACAAATGGGATCAACTGAAGTATATCACTACTGCACATTTCGTAAAGTAAGTTTTAAGAACTATCGTATTTATCTTAACAcatatttaattttcttaaattatgATGTAAAAGTGCTGTTGCAGACATATCTAAATATTGAATACTTTTGTGGCTTTTTGATGCGTCCATATAGAGTACTGTTGCATTAAAAGCTATAACACGTTTATATGCTCattaaaaattaacaacaaaaggAAAGGGGATagtaaaacacaaaaacaacGCCTTGCAATGTTTTTGCCAGTATTTCAATATCTATGTTCGGCAGATGAAGTCAAgacaattcaaattttttttgttgacATCTTGAGGAATCTAAATACTGAAAACTTACACATTCTTCTGAAGGAAAAAGTTTGATGATGATAATGGATCACAAATGGTATTGAAACCCActcatttctgaaaaaaaagtgtatatattattttctatGACAGTAGAATCAACACGATTATCCTTTACTTAAATAGAGTAAACTTGGATGTCTTTGAATATTTATCAGTTCCTGATTTCCTTATAGAGTCTTTGTTTATGTACATGCTTGTACAATTTGCTGTAATTCTGGAATAGATGAATAGCTAGGATTGACTAAGACGACGTTCGATTGACAGCTGTATACAAAATCCGTATACCGATTGTAAGACTTCCATAGTGAAGACTTTTATCTAACACTAGACACCTTTTGATCTTTCATGAAAACAGTTATTTATACAGTTATGTTTTCAGTTTTTTTATCTTAAAGAATGGATAGTAGTAAACCTGAAAACTGTTATGACAAGATTTCTTTGATACAAGGTTATAATAAcggaatgaataattgttttgtagATTCTGGAATACTCCATTAGATCTTCAACTTCCCGGTTACACATCAACAGATTACCAACTTGACCAATATTCCATTTCGGACCAAAGTATTACGTTGTCAGAAACGCCAAGTGAACCATTCCCAGACCGTGAATTGGAGCGTAGAGCTTCAATTGAAGTAGGAGACGAATATGATGGCTTTGAAGAAATTGTCCAAGAAAAAGTAACTCAAACACAACAATCAGTACAGCAAACTGTCCCCGAAGATGAAACATATGAGATGTCTGAAGAAATGACCGAAACCAGAGAGGAAACAACAACTGATCAAATCTATTCAAGCGTGGAAGAGGAAACAAGTATCTTGGTTATTATGTCGGTTGTTGATACGAGGACAAACACTTTGATATCTGTTCAAGAGGCAGTTATACAAGGAATTTTAGACCAAGTTGAAGGCACGTATGTTGATCCTGTTACAAAAGAAGTAATGAAATTGATTGATGCACAGAACGAAGGATTTGTTATAATGCAAACACAATCCAGAAAACGATTAAGAAAACAGGACCAGTCATATGGTCTTATAACAATTAAGACGACAAAAGAAAACCGACCATACACAGTGAAGGCAGTGCTGGATCCGGGCACTGAAGAGGAGATAACTGTTGCAGAGGCAGTTAAGAGAGGCTTCATTGATACCAAATCGGGAACTTACAAAATGGACAATGGTGATACTATATCAATACATGATGCGATAGAAAGCGGTCTTGTAAAGGCTGAATTCACCGATGGACCAGATGCTACACATGAGGCTGAAACCGTCACAAAAACGTATGCCGTACACGGGGTTATAGACCAAAAGCGTAAAATTAAAGTGTCCTTTACTGATGCGTTAACACGACGTTTGTTAGATAGAGAAGATGGATActattttaacaatttaacacGTGAAAAAGTTCCAATAAGTGAAGCCATTATGAAAGGTTTTATCAAAGCTAGATTAGTGAAGGATCCATCAAAATTAGATATTAATCCAAATAATAACATTGTTATTGAGAAATTttcaaatgcaaaatcaaaaataatgAAAGCAATGAAAATCTCAAAAGCTTTCAAGGCAGCAGCAAATGGAAATACGTGAACAAAATATCTTCCTATCTTATCCAATTATCGATGCTTTTATGTATAGTCTGCTACTGTTGTGTGTTGTAACATGCACTGTCATTTAACCATGCTTATTCAAAGCATGCATTTTTACAGGACctttttaaagatgttttattaatttgatgTCTATTACTTTTTCCTTTACCCTTTGATTTGGGTATTTGTTGATCTgtttatcaaaaattgatattttgatacGGCTTATTTAAATAACTGttactatgataaaacaaatatgcatgtggtttttaaagaaAAGCACGATTACCTTTAAATTAaactaaaaactttaaaatagcaGAATGTTCAATCTCTGATTTTAATTCTTCGTCACTCAATGTTTAACTGCTTTAAAGCAGTCGTTGAATGCAGATGCggttagattaaataaataaacaatacatgtaaataaagtgTGTGACCAAGAAtacatattttttacaatatttagacCTTTCTTTCATTAATGTAGTTAATGAGTTGGTCATGTTTTATTTGCTTATTGTTGGCCTTCTAACTTAAAACTCTTTAAATGCAAGATCGTGTATATTTGATGATAATGATATGTTTAACCTCTATAAACGTATTTGCAGTTTCTATTTGTTACATATTCTAAAGCTTATATTTTATTGCTAGATAAAGTATTTTTTACCAATTGTAgtaaaagtcatttgaaattttgaaaatgaaataaacatattatAATATAGAACAATTCAATTCTTTTATTATGAATACGGAGATACGGTGAGTCAAAAAAGGACCGTTGGTATtcccatttgaattgtttcacattttgtcatctCGTGCcgattgttaaaggtcgtactttgatttatagctgcttacatctatGTGATTTGGTCTCTAGTTGTATTATTGCCTATATTATCACATCCTTTTCTATGAAAAATAACGTCAGTTTTCCCATACGAGAATCAAATGTAACTTCGAAGTACAGTAaccatatttatttaaatatgataacCTTTTGGTTTGTAATTACACGAACTAATCTATGTATTTTAATGTCTTCTTGTTAAAGATTTCATTGAACACGAAAAAGCATTATATATAGTGTAAGCATAACCGTATGAATGACAGGAAATATGGAGTGTTCGATAAAAAACAGCAACACAACAACTAAAAaaccaaagatttttttttcaagtaagaAGTTATCATATGTacgtaaaatagatataagaagatgaggtatgagtgcaaatgagacaactctcactccaagtcacaatttataaaagtaaaactaaAGTAAAAGACTACATGTCAAAGAAAGAGTCAAAACAATGAtagttgtaaaaataaaaaaaaagaaaacaagaaaaacacCAATCATCAAAACAATACATTATAAACTATGC contains:
- the LOC139517501 gene encoding uncharacterized protein isoform X4, producing MEYTCLEIPPLFSANGLMVEIFWLSWLLFVLGLMMLILLCYCMCWKRNRPKAILVHPDPIVMTSRFVQTRKMSQEDLHSCLDWLLQEQGELQSASFGQSKDGVLSAARLQKLKQQNINNYNETISKVVAKHKLSPNESKELSEAYDSLKAVSSKRTACMEVMAGVASLEDPIETLASEFDTRAVHLVNLGYNNRDTANPLQSNESMARTAQNCVAGVRNNWRWIDTVLQCSQVHLHNAAAYHQFFHEVEEVEYWMNTTLSRIHLTFDRSRLKGDSSDVAFIQEEMKDHLLAYLQWQSKVDRLFDRAKDIVPVQDRVEKLQHSKPVIALTDYKTSEIEFIEGETLTLVDNSKRDKWKVQNEREQTAMVPAVILLIPSPSGRAIDAAVRLRIQLLALWTGSIKRLGYQMIAFMTLMFRDWSEEEIRSLQSMGQKDKRDLLGILDNIEDTLIRNWNGYGDFKLLQERMSQLRMILEESDDAKGKGKSSEVSSTVVVQVKSLDDLLNRYKDFWAYWETYKVVVELLQQPKYLLVCDKWDQLKYITTAHFVKFWNTPLDLQLPGYTSTDYQLDQYSISDQSITLSETPSEPFPDRELERRASIEVGDEYDGFEEIVQEKVTQTQQSVQQTVPEDETYEMSEEMTETREETTTDQIYSSVEEETSILVIMSVVDTRTNTLISVQEAVIQGILDQVEGTYVDPVTKEVMKLIDAQNEGFVIMQTQSRKRLRKQDQSYGLITIKTTKENRPYTVKAVLDPGTEEEITVAEAVKRGFIDTKSGTYKMDNGDTISIHDAIESGLVKAEFTDGPDATHEAETVTKTYAVHGVIDQKRKIKVSFTDALTRRLLDREDGYYFNNLTREKVPISEAIMKGFIKARLVKDPSKLDINPNNNIVIEKFSNAKSKIMKAMKISKAFKAAANGNT
- the LOC139517501 gene encoding uncharacterized protein isoform X6; translation: MSQEDLHSCLDWLLQEQGELQSASFGQSKDGVLSAARLQKLKQQNINNYNETISKVVAKHKLSPNESKELSEAYDSLKAVSSKRTACMEVMAGVASLEDPIETLASEFDTRAVHLVNLGYNNRDTANPLQSNESMARTAQNCVAGVRNNWRWIDTVLQCSQVHLHNAAAYHQFFHEVEEVEYWMNTTLSRIHLTFDRSRLKGDSSDVAFIQEEMKDHLLAYLQWQSKVDRLFDRAKDIVPVQDRVEKLQHSKPVIALTDYKTSEIEFIEGETLTLVDNSKRDKWKVQNEREQTAMVPAVILLIPSPSGRAIDAAVRLRIQLLALWTGSIKRLGYQMIAFMTLMFRDWSEEEIRSLQSMGQKDKRDLLGILDNIEDTLIRNWNGYGDFKLLQERMSQLRMILEESDDAKGKGKSSEVSSTVVVQVKSLDDLLNRYKDFWAYWETYKVVVELLQQPKYLLVCDKWDQLKYITTAHFVKFWNTPLDLQLPGYTSTDYQLDQYSISDQSITLSETPSEPFPDRELERRASIEVGDEYDGFEEIVQEKVTQTQQSVQQTVPEDETYEMSEEMTETREETTTDQIYSSVEEETSILVIMSVVDTRTNTLISVQEAVIQGILDQVEGTYVDPVTKEVMKLIDAQNEGFVIMQTQSRKRLRKQDQSYGLITIKTTKENRPYTVKAVLDPGTEEEITVAEAVKRGFIDTKSGTYKMDNGDTISIHDAIESGLVKAEFTDGPDATHEAETVTKTYAVHGVIDQKRKIKVSFTDALTRRLLDREDGYYFNNLTREKVPISEAIMKGFIKARLVKDPSKLDINPNNNIVIEKFSNAKSKIMKAMKISKAFKAAANGNT
- the LOC139517501 gene encoding uncharacterized protein isoform X2, with translation MCSYHTRGRSVYQFWFMRKMSQEDLHSCLDWLLQEQGELQSASFGQSKDGVLSAARLQKLKQQNINNYNETISKVVAKHKLSPNESKELSEAYDSLKAVSSKRTACMEVMAGVASLEDPIETLASEFDTRAVHLVNLGYNNRDTANPLQSNESMARTAQNCVAGVRNNWRWIDTVLQCSQVHLHNAAAYHQFFHEVEEVEYWMNTTLSRIHLTFDRSRLKGDSSDVAFIQEEMKDHLLAYLQWQSKVDRLFDRAKDIVPVQDRVEKLQHSKPVIALTDYKTSEIEFIEGETLTLVDNSKRDKWKVQNEREQTAMVPAVILLIPSPSGRAIDAAVRLRIQLLALWTGSIKRLGYQMIAFMTLMFRDWSEEEIRSLQSMGQKDKRDLLGILDNIEDTLIRNWNGYGDFKLLQERMSQLRMILEESDDAKGKGKSSEVSSTVVVQVKSLDDLLNRYKDFWAYWETYKVVVELLQQPKYLLVCDKWDQLKYITTAHFVKFWNTPLDLQLPGYTSTDYQLDQYSISDQSITLSETPSEPFPDRELERRASIEVGDEYDGFEEIVQEKVTQTQQSVQQTVPEDETYEMSEEMTETREETTTDQIYSSVEEETSILVIMSVVDTRTNTLISVQEAVIQGILDQVEGTYVDPVTKEVMKLIDAQNEGFVIMQTQSRKRLRKQDQSYGLITIKTTKENRPYTVKAVLDPGTEEEITVAEAVKRGFIDTKSGTYKMDNGDTISIHDAIESGLVKAEFTDGPDATHEAETVTKTYAVHGVIDQKRKIKVSFTDALTRRLLDREDGYYFNNLTREKVPISEAIMKGFIKARLVKDPSKLDINPNNNIVIEKFSNAKSKIMKAMKISKAFKAAANGNT
- the LOC139517501 gene encoding uncharacterized protein isoform X5; translated protein: MWLRWSVQRKMSQEDLHSCLDWLLQEQGELQSASFGQSKDGVLSAARLQKLKQQNINNYNETISKVVAKHKLSPNESKELSEAYDSLKAVSSKRTACMEVMAGVASLEDPIETLASEFDTRAVHLVNLGYNNRDTANPLQSNESMARTAQNCVAGVRNNWRWIDTVLQCSQVHLHNAAAYHQFFHEVEEVEYWMNTTLSRIHLTFDRSRLKGDSSDVAFIQEEMKDHLLAYLQWQSKVDRLFDRAKDIVPVQDRVEKLQHSKPVIALTDYKTSEIEFIEGETLTLVDNSKRDKWKVQNEREQTAMVPAVILLIPSPSGRAIDAAVRLRIQLLALWTGSIKRLGYQMIAFMTLMFRDWSEEEIRSLQSMGQKDKRDLLGILDNIEDTLIRNWNGYGDFKLLQERMSQLRMILEESDDAKGKGKSSEVSSTVVVQVKSLDDLLNRYKDFWAYWETYKVVVELLQQPKYLLVCDKWDQLKYITTAHFVKFWNTPLDLQLPGYTSTDYQLDQYSISDQSITLSETPSEPFPDRELERRASIEVGDEYDGFEEIVQEKVTQTQQSVQQTVPEDETYEMSEEMTETREETTTDQIYSSVEEETSILVIMSVVDTRTNTLISVQEAVIQGILDQVEGTYVDPVTKEVMKLIDAQNEGFVIMQTQSRKRLRKQDQSYGLITIKTTKENRPYTVKAVLDPGTEEEITVAEAVKRGFIDTKSGTYKMDNGDTISIHDAIESGLVKAEFTDGPDATHEAETVTKTYAVHGVIDQKRKIKVSFTDALTRRLLDREDGYYFNNLTREKVPISEAIMKGFIKARLVKDPSKLDINPNNNIVIEKFSNAKSKIMKAMKISKAFKAAANGNT
- the LOC139517501 gene encoding uncharacterized protein isoform X3, whose translation is MNINNYVFHVHNYWYSKRKMSQEDLHSCLDWLLQEQGELQSASFGQSKDGVLSAARLQKLKQQNINNYNETISKVVAKHKLSPNESKELSEAYDSLKAVSSKRTACMEVMAGVASLEDPIETLASEFDTRAVHLVNLGYNNRDTANPLQSNESMARTAQNCVAGVRNNWRWIDTVLQCSQVHLHNAAAYHQFFHEVEEVEYWMNTTLSRIHLTFDRSRLKGDSSDVAFIQEEMKDHLLAYLQWQSKVDRLFDRAKDIVPVQDRVEKLQHSKPVIALTDYKTSEIEFIEGETLTLVDNSKRDKWKVQNEREQTAMVPAVILLIPSPSGRAIDAAVRLRIQLLALWTGSIKRLGYQMIAFMTLMFRDWSEEEIRSLQSMGQKDKRDLLGILDNIEDTLIRNWNGYGDFKLLQERMSQLRMILEESDDAKGKGKSSEVSSTVVVQVKSLDDLLNRYKDFWAYWETYKVVVELLQQPKYLLVCDKWDQLKYITTAHFVKFWNTPLDLQLPGYTSTDYQLDQYSISDQSITLSETPSEPFPDRELERRASIEVGDEYDGFEEIVQEKVTQTQQSVQQTVPEDETYEMSEEMTETREETTTDQIYSSVEEETSILVIMSVVDTRTNTLISVQEAVIQGILDQVEGTYVDPVTKEVMKLIDAQNEGFVIMQTQSRKRLRKQDQSYGLITIKTTKENRPYTVKAVLDPGTEEEITVAEAVKRGFIDTKSGTYKMDNGDTISIHDAIESGLVKAEFTDGPDATHEAETVTKTYAVHGVIDQKRKIKVSFTDALTRRLLDREDGYYFNNLTREKVPISEAIMKGFIKARLVKDPSKLDINPNNNIVIEKFSNAKSKIMKAMKISKAFKAAANGNT
- the LOC139517501 gene encoding uncharacterized protein isoform X1, coding for MLTVVIIWFYFRDNANCFLNWLQHKQRRKMSQEDLHSCLDWLLQEQGELQSASFGQSKDGVLSAARLQKLKQQNINNYNETISKVVAKHKLSPNESKELSEAYDSLKAVSSKRTACMEVMAGVASLEDPIETLASEFDTRAVHLVNLGYNNRDTANPLQSNESMARTAQNCVAGVRNNWRWIDTVLQCSQVHLHNAAAYHQFFHEVEEVEYWMNTTLSRIHLTFDRSRLKGDSSDVAFIQEEMKDHLLAYLQWQSKVDRLFDRAKDIVPVQDRVEKLQHSKPVIALTDYKTSEIEFIEGETLTLVDNSKRDKWKVQNEREQTAMVPAVILLIPSPSGRAIDAAVRLRIQLLALWTGSIKRLGYQMIAFMTLMFRDWSEEEIRSLQSMGQKDKRDLLGILDNIEDTLIRNWNGYGDFKLLQERMSQLRMILEESDDAKGKGKSSEVSSTVVVQVKSLDDLLNRYKDFWAYWETYKVVVELLQQPKYLLVCDKWDQLKYITTAHFVKFWNTPLDLQLPGYTSTDYQLDQYSISDQSITLSETPSEPFPDRELERRASIEVGDEYDGFEEIVQEKVTQTQQSVQQTVPEDETYEMSEEMTETREETTTDQIYSSVEEETSILVIMSVVDTRTNTLISVQEAVIQGILDQVEGTYVDPVTKEVMKLIDAQNEGFVIMQTQSRKRLRKQDQSYGLITIKTTKENRPYTVKAVLDPGTEEEITVAEAVKRGFIDTKSGTYKMDNGDTISIHDAIESGLVKAEFTDGPDATHEAETVTKTYAVHGVIDQKRKIKVSFTDALTRRLLDREDGYYFNNLTREKVPISEAIMKGFIKARLVKDPSKLDINPNNNIVIEKFSNAKSKIMKAMKISKAFKAAANGNT